In Coregonus clupeaformis isolate EN_2021a chromosome 15, ASM2061545v1, whole genome shotgun sequence, one genomic interval encodes:
- the st8sia5 gene encoding alpha-2,8-sialyltransferase 8E isoform X3 has translation MLHRRMGYSDPTSGRDLLGNRSLCFIFICAFGLVTLLQQILYGKNYIKRYLDSYDGSYDYNSTACKELRQEIMDVKVLTMVKTSELFERWRNLQVCKWQQNMVETNNFKMSLSRCCNAPSFLFTTKRNTPAGTKLRYEVDTSGILPISTEVFKMFPDDMPYSKSQFKKCAVVGNGGIIKNSKCGKEIDSADFVFRCNIPPINEKYSADVGSKTDLVTINPSIITERFQKLEKWRRPFYEVLQNYENSSVVLPAFYNTRNTDVSFRVKYMLDDFDSQRGVFFFHPQYLLNVQRFWGVQGVRAKRLSSGLMLVTAAMELCEEVHLYGFWAFPMNPSGIFITHHYYDNVKPRPGFHAMPHEIFNFLHMHTRGILHVHSGGCT, from the exons ATGCTGCACAGAAGAATGGGATACTCCGACCCTACGTCGGGTAGAGATTTACTCGGCAATAGGTCGCTTTGTTTTATATTCATTTGCGCATTTGGACTGGTTACACTTTTACAACAGATTCTTTATGGCAAAAACTACATTAAAAG GTATCTGGATTCATACGATGGATCCTATGACTACAACTCCACTGCATGCAAAGAGCTCAGACAGGAGATTATGGATGTCAAAGTCCTGACCAT GGTGAAGACGTCGGAGCTGTTTGAGAGATGGAGGAACCTGCAGGTGTGCAAGTGGCAGCAGAACATGGTGGAGACCAACAACTTCAA GATGTCTCTGTCGCGGTGCTGTAATGCACCCTCCTTCCTGTTCACCACCAAGAGGAACACCCCAGCAGGCACCAAGCTGAGGTATGAGGTGGACACCAGTGGCATCCTGCCCATCAGTACTGAGGTCTTCAAGATGTTCCCCGAC GACATGCCGTACTCCAAGTCCCAGTTCAAGAAATGTGCTGTTGTTGGAAACGGAGGAATCATCAAGAACAGCAAATGTGGGAAGGAAATTGACTCAGCAGATTTCGTGTTTAG ATGCAACATACCACCCATCAACGAGAAGTATTCAGCTGATGTAGGCTCCAAAACGGATCTGGTGACGATTAATCCAAGTATTATAACAGAGAG gTTCCAGAAGCTAGAGAAGTGGCGGCGGCCATTTTACGAGGTTCTTCAGAACTATGAGAACTCGTCGGTGGTCCTACCCGCCTTCTACAACACGCGTAACACTGATGTCTCCTTCCGGGTCAAGTATATGCTAGACGACTTTGACTCCCAGAGGGGCGTGTTCTTCTTCCATCCCCAGTACCTGCTCAACGTCCAGCGCTTCTGGGGTGTCCAGGGTGTCCGCGCCAAACGCCTCAGCAGCGGCCTGATGCTGGTCACCGCCGCCATGGAACTCTGCGAGGAGGTCCACCTCTACGGCTTCTGGGCGTTTCCCATGAACCCCTCAGGCATCTTCATCACTCACCATTACTACGACAACGTCAAGCCCCGCCCCGGGTTCCACGCCATGCCCCACGAGATCTTTAACTTCCTGCACATGCACACGCGAGGCATCCTCCATGTACACTCGGGAGGTTGCACGTGA
- the st8sia5 gene encoding alpha-2,8-sialyltransferase 8E isoform X1 gives MLHRRMGYSDPTSGRDLLGNRSLCFIFICAFGLVTLLQQILYGKNYIKSAQQFSRLKGDETGNWTGPVNFSDDGSLKPARNGKKRCFRQNFQPDSQSSVIVTPCLADIKKKKKRSQRYLDSYDGSYDYNSTACKELRQEIMDVKVLTMVKTSELFERWRNLQVCKWQQNMVETNNFKMSLSRCCNAPSFLFTTKRNTPAGTKLRYEVDTSGILPISTEVFKMFPDDMPYSKSQFKKCAVVGNGGIIKNSKCGKEIDSADFVFRCNIPPINEKYSADVGSKTDLVTINPSIITERFQKLEKWRRPFYEVLQNYENSSVVLPAFYNTRNTDVSFRVKYMLDDFDSQRGVFFFHPQYLLNVQRFWGVQGVRAKRLSSGLMLVTAAMELCEEVHLYGFWAFPMNPSGIFITHHYYDNVKPRPGFHAMPHEIFNFLHMHTRGILHVHSGGCT, from the exons ATGCTGCACAGAAGAATGGGATACTCCGACCCTACGTCGGGTAGAGATTTACTCGGCAATAGGTCGCTTTGTTTTATATTCATTTGCGCATTTGGACTGGTTACACTTTTACAACAGATTCTTTATGGCAAAAACTACATTAAAAG tgcgCAACAGTTTAGCCGACTCAAAGGAGACGAGACAGGAAATTGGACCGGCCCTGTTAATTTCTCGGATGATGGATCTCTGAAGCCTGCCAGAAATGGGAAGAAAAG ATGTTTCCGTCAGAATTTTCAGCCCGATTCACAGAGCTCCGTAATAGTCACACCCTGCCTAGCCGAtattaagaagaaaaaaaaacgctCGCAAAG GTATCTGGATTCATACGATGGATCCTATGACTACAACTCCACTGCATGCAAAGAGCTCAGACAGGAGATTATGGATGTCAAAGTCCTGACCAT GGTGAAGACGTCGGAGCTGTTTGAGAGATGGAGGAACCTGCAGGTGTGCAAGTGGCAGCAGAACATGGTGGAGACCAACAACTTCAA GATGTCTCTGTCGCGGTGCTGTAATGCACCCTCCTTCCTGTTCACCACCAAGAGGAACACCCCAGCAGGCACCAAGCTGAGGTATGAGGTGGACACCAGTGGCATCCTGCCCATCAGTACTGAGGTCTTCAAGATGTTCCCCGAC GACATGCCGTACTCCAAGTCCCAGTTCAAGAAATGTGCTGTTGTTGGAAACGGAGGAATCATCAAGAACAGCAAATGTGGGAAGGAAATTGACTCAGCAGATTTCGTGTTTAG ATGCAACATACCACCCATCAACGAGAAGTATTCAGCTGATGTAGGCTCCAAAACGGATCTGGTGACGATTAATCCAAGTATTATAACAGAGAG gTTCCAGAAGCTAGAGAAGTGGCGGCGGCCATTTTACGAGGTTCTTCAGAACTATGAGAACTCGTCGGTGGTCCTACCCGCCTTCTACAACACGCGTAACACTGATGTCTCCTTCCGGGTCAAGTATATGCTAGACGACTTTGACTCCCAGAGGGGCGTGTTCTTCTTCCATCCCCAGTACCTGCTCAACGTCCAGCGCTTCTGGGGTGTCCAGGGTGTCCGCGCCAAACGCCTCAGCAGCGGCCTGATGCTGGTCACCGCCGCCATGGAACTCTGCGAGGAGGTCCACCTCTACGGCTTCTGGGCGTTTCCCATGAACCCCTCAGGCATCTTCATCACTCACCATTACTACGACAACGTCAAGCCCCGCCCCGGGTTCCACGCCATGCCCCACGAGATCTTTAACTTCCTGCACATGCACACGCGAGGCATCCTCCATGTACACTCGGGAGGTTGCACGTGA
- the LOC121582136 gene encoding 60S ribosomal protein L37 — MTKGTSSFGKRRNKTHALCRRCGSKAYHLQKSSCGKCGYPEKRKRRYNWSAKAKRRNTTGSGRLRHLRVVYRRFRNGFREGTTPKPKRAAVAASSSS; from the exons ATG ACGAAGGGGACATCGTCCTTCGGAAAGCGGCGTAATAAGACGCACGCTCTGTGCCGTCGCTGTGGCTCCAAAGCTTACCACCTGCAGAAGTCGTCCTGCGGAAAGTGTGGGTATCCTGAGAAACGCAAGAGAAGAT ACAACTGGAGCGCTAAGGCCAAGAGGAGGAACACCACTGGGTCCGGCCGCCTGAGACACCTGCGGGTCGTCTACCGCAGATTCAG GAATGGATTCCGGGAAGGGACCACCCCAAAGCCCAAGCGTGCTGCAGTGGCTGCCTCCAGCTCATCCTAG
- the st8sia5 gene encoding alpha-2,8-sialyltransferase 8E isoform X2, whose protein sequence is MLHRRMGYSDPTSGRDLLGNRSLCFIFICAFGLVTLLQQILYGKNYIKSAQQFSRLKGDETGNWTGPVNFSDDGSLKPARNGKKRYLDSYDGSYDYNSTACKELRQEIMDVKVLTMVKTSELFERWRNLQVCKWQQNMVETNNFKMSLSRCCNAPSFLFTTKRNTPAGTKLRYEVDTSGILPISTEVFKMFPDDMPYSKSQFKKCAVVGNGGIIKNSKCGKEIDSADFVFRCNIPPINEKYSADVGSKTDLVTINPSIITERFQKLEKWRRPFYEVLQNYENSSVVLPAFYNTRNTDVSFRVKYMLDDFDSQRGVFFFHPQYLLNVQRFWGVQGVRAKRLSSGLMLVTAAMELCEEVHLYGFWAFPMNPSGIFITHHYYDNVKPRPGFHAMPHEIFNFLHMHTRGILHVHSGGCT, encoded by the exons ATGCTGCACAGAAGAATGGGATACTCCGACCCTACGTCGGGTAGAGATTTACTCGGCAATAGGTCGCTTTGTTTTATATTCATTTGCGCATTTGGACTGGTTACACTTTTACAACAGATTCTTTATGGCAAAAACTACATTAAAAG tgcgCAACAGTTTAGCCGACTCAAAGGAGACGAGACAGGAAATTGGACCGGCCCTGTTAATTTCTCGGATGATGGATCTCTGAAGCCTGCCAGAAATGGGAAGAAAAG GTATCTGGATTCATACGATGGATCCTATGACTACAACTCCACTGCATGCAAAGAGCTCAGACAGGAGATTATGGATGTCAAAGTCCTGACCAT GGTGAAGACGTCGGAGCTGTTTGAGAGATGGAGGAACCTGCAGGTGTGCAAGTGGCAGCAGAACATGGTGGAGACCAACAACTTCAA GATGTCTCTGTCGCGGTGCTGTAATGCACCCTCCTTCCTGTTCACCACCAAGAGGAACACCCCAGCAGGCACCAAGCTGAGGTATGAGGTGGACACCAGTGGCATCCTGCCCATCAGTACTGAGGTCTTCAAGATGTTCCCCGAC GACATGCCGTACTCCAAGTCCCAGTTCAAGAAATGTGCTGTTGTTGGAAACGGAGGAATCATCAAGAACAGCAAATGTGGGAAGGAAATTGACTCAGCAGATTTCGTGTTTAG ATGCAACATACCACCCATCAACGAGAAGTATTCAGCTGATGTAGGCTCCAAAACGGATCTGGTGACGATTAATCCAAGTATTATAACAGAGAG gTTCCAGAAGCTAGAGAAGTGGCGGCGGCCATTTTACGAGGTTCTTCAGAACTATGAGAACTCGTCGGTGGTCCTACCCGCCTTCTACAACACGCGTAACACTGATGTCTCCTTCCGGGTCAAGTATATGCTAGACGACTTTGACTCCCAGAGGGGCGTGTTCTTCTTCCATCCCCAGTACCTGCTCAACGTCCAGCGCTTCTGGGGTGTCCAGGGTGTCCGCGCCAAACGCCTCAGCAGCGGCCTGATGCTGGTCACCGCCGCCATGGAACTCTGCGAGGAGGTCCACCTCTACGGCTTCTGGGCGTTTCCCATGAACCCCTCAGGCATCTTCATCACTCACCATTACTACGACAACGTCAAGCCCCGCCCCGGGTTCCACGCCATGCCCCACGAGATCTTTAACTTCCTGCACATGCACACGCGAGGCATCCTCCATGTACACTCGGGAGGTTGCACGTGA